One part of the Euzebya sp. genome encodes these proteins:
- a CDS encoding HIT domain-containing protein translates to MEEHLPAGADHPDADPLDERTDHYGRLYTPWRMEYIRDPGRSEEGCPFCVDADSFDDSRVLHRGQTAFVILNAYPYNPGHVMVIPYTHTDDYTTLSAAETQEIADLTQRVIRAMAATVSPHGVNVGMNLGTVAGAGIADHLHQHVVPRWGGDTNFMPVIGQTRVLPQLMRDTYDLLKPALEAQMP, encoded by the coding sequence ATGGAGGAGCACCTGCCCGCCGGCGCCGACCACCCCGACGCCGATCCGCTGGACGAGCGGACGGACCACTACGGCCGGCTGTACACGCCGTGGCGGATGGAGTACATCCGCGACCCCGGCCGGTCGGAGGAGGGGTGCCCCTTCTGCGTCGACGCCGACTCCTTCGACGACTCCCGGGTGCTCCACAGGGGGCAGACGGCGTTCGTGATCCTCAACGCGTACCCGTACAACCCCGGGCACGTCATGGTCATCCCGTACACCCACACCGACGACTACACGACCCTCTCGGCGGCGGAGACCCAGGAGATCGCCGACCTGACACAGCGGGTGATCCGCGCGATGGCCGCCACCGTCTCGCCGCACGGCGTCAACGTCGGCATGAACCTCGGGACCGTCGCAGGTGCCGGCATCGCCGACCACCTCCACCAGCACGTCGTGCCGCGCTGGGGTGGTGACACGAACTTCATGCCCGTCATCGGGCAGACCCGCGTGCTGCCCCAGCTGATGCGGGACACCTACGACCTGCTGAAGCCGGCGCTCGAGGCGCAGATGCCCTAG
- a CDS encoding diguanylate cyclase domain-containing protein, with translation MNRTSKAVVLLGSLWGLVYFTLPEGLIAESFWLVGAVGLAIATAVAVWRMRAPRTGWVAIAAAVCVWIAGDVAYAYLTLVAESEAYPNASDLLYIASYPMMAVGLTRMARTGTGRSRPQPVIDGLILASGAGLALWIFFVTPAVTDAGEPLLARLVTAAYPIGDLLLLVTCTQLLVHRLRPSPSLWLLLGAVTLNLAADVWYLYLASYATYTAGLSVDALWWIAYVGFFAAASHRSATTIADGADLESAADLRPARLVLLSIAALAAPVLHAVLNAVGSHASDRQLLAATMVMFGLVIARLWLVARDLEESRADLRYRATHDELTRIANRALFNDHLYAAERDGAQGVALIIDVDAFKAVNDTFGHHAGDEVLRAVAERLLTTAPSGSVIARLGGDEFAILLHVDVAEARVVADRLVEANRRSVVVGVNHIRTSISIGGAVLGASDSALRLADEALYLAKARGRDCAVVLDAPLDGDGHPAVAAGSALG, from the coding sequence GTGAACCGCACCTCGAAGGCAGTCGTGCTGCTCGGTTCCCTCTGGGGACTGGTCTACTTCACCCTGCCCGAGGGTCTGATCGCCGAGAGCTTCTGGCTGGTGGGCGCCGTCGGCCTCGCCATCGCGACCGCGGTCGCCGTGTGGCGGATGCGGGCCCCGCGGACGGGGTGGGTGGCCATCGCCGCCGCCGTGTGCGTCTGGATCGCAGGCGACGTCGCCTACGCCTACCTCACCCTGGTCGCCGAGAGCGAGGCCTACCCGAACGCGAGCGACCTGCTGTACATCGCCTCCTACCCGATGATGGCGGTCGGTCTGACCCGGATGGCCCGGACCGGGACGGGACGGAGCCGACCCCAACCCGTCATCGACGGGCTGATCCTGGCCTCCGGCGCCGGCCTCGCCCTGTGGATCTTCTTCGTGACGCCGGCCGTCACCGACGCCGGCGAGCCGCTGCTGGCCCGACTCGTCACGGCCGCCTACCCGATCGGGGACCTGCTGCTGCTGGTCACCTGCACCCAGCTGCTGGTGCACCGGCTGCGGCCCTCGCCGTCCCTGTGGCTCCTCCTCGGCGCGGTCACCCTCAACCTCGCGGCTGACGTCTGGTACCTGTACCTCGCGTCCTACGCGACGTACACGGCCGGCCTGTCGGTCGACGCCCTCTGGTGGATCGCCTACGTGGGCTTCTTCGCGGCCGCCTCCCACCGCAGCGCCACCACCATCGCCGACGGGGCCGACCTCGAGTCCGCCGCCGACCTCCGCCCCGCCCGGCTGGTGCTGCTCTCGATCGCCGCGCTCGCCGCGCCGGTCCTCCACGCCGTGCTGAACGCGGTCGGCTCCCACGCGAGCGACCGCCAGCTGCTCGCCGCCACCATGGTCATGTTCGGCCTCGTGATCGCCCGCCTGTGGCTGGTCGCGCGCGACCTCGAGGAGAGCCGGGCGGACCTGCGCTACCGCGCCACCCACGATGAGCTGACCCGGATCGCCAACCGGGCGCTGTTCAACGACCACCTGTACGCCGCCGAGCGGGACGGGGCGCAGGGTGTCGCCCTGATCATCGACGTCGACGCCTTCAAGGCCGTCAACGACACCTTCGGGCACCACGCGGGCGACGAGGTCCTCCGCGCCGTCGCCGAGCGGCTGCTCACGACCGCGCCGAGCGGATCGGTGATCGCCCGGCTCGGGGGAGACGAGTTCGCGATCCTGCTGCACGTCGACGTGGCGGAGGCCCGGGTGGTGGCGGACCGCCTCGTCGAGGCCAACCGCCGGTCGGTCGTGGTGGGCGTCAACCACATCCGCACCTCCATCTCGATCGGCGGGGCCGTGCTCGGCGCCTCCGACAGCGCGCTGCGTCTGGCCGACGAGGCGCTGTACCTGGCGAAGGCCCGCGGGCGCGACTGCGCCGTCGTGCTGGACGCACCGCTCGACGGTGACGGCCACCCAGCCGTGGCCGCCGGCTCGGCCCTCGGCTGA
- the thrS gene encoding threonine--tRNA ligase, whose amino-acid sequence MTVYGPDGASVEVPTGTTAQDALKALGAVRGMVVAATVDGTPVDLSREVADGARVEPIAADSDDGRFIIRHSTAHVMAQAVTDLFPGTPFGIGPPVENGFYYDFDPERPFTADDLEQIEARMVEIVREDQPFVRVEVHRDEALEAFADNPYKVEILTDGEAAAEDPTVNPDGAGISIYRNDKPDGGHWQDLCRGPHVPTTKWIPAFTLQRVAGAYWRGSEQNPMLQRIYGTAWESKKALKAFLTQQEEARKRDHRKLGRELDLISFPEELGPGLAVWHPDGGIVRQQMEDYIRAATRRHGYEGVYTPHLTKGQLFATSGHLDFYADGMYPPMQLDPSSESEGIDYYPKPMNCPMHVLIYASRQRSYRELPLRLAELGTVYRYEKSGTVHGLLRARGFTQDDSHIFCTADQVVDEVLGCLTFALEVYRDYGFSAGPSRVALSTRPPKAETVGTDEEWAHAEDALRQALDRSGLDYVVDEGEGAFYGPKIDLQVTDAIGRAWQLTTVQVDFNHPQRFDLTYTGSDGEAHRPYMVHRALYGSLDRFFGILLEHYNGAFPTWLAPRQAVVIPISDAHLDYAREVESALRAADLRAQVDVGDDTMGAKIRKHQQARVPYMLIVGDAEAEDRTVSIRPRYGDQRKGVALDAWVAELADEVSAKGLGPQPG is encoded by the coding sequence ATGACGGTGTACGGACCAGACGGCGCGAGCGTCGAGGTCCCCACCGGCACGACGGCCCAGGACGCGCTCAAGGCCCTCGGGGCCGTGCGGGGCATGGTCGTCGCCGCGACGGTCGACGGGACGCCCGTGGACCTGTCCCGCGAGGTGGCCGACGGCGCGCGGGTCGAGCCGATCGCGGCGGACTCCGACGACGGGCGGTTCATCATCCGCCACTCCACCGCTCACGTGATGGCCCAGGCCGTCACCGACCTGTTCCCGGGGACCCCGTTCGGCATCGGCCCGCCCGTGGAGAACGGCTTCTACTACGACTTCGACCCCGAGCGGCCCTTCACCGCCGACGACCTCGAGCAGATCGAGGCGCGCATGGTCGAGATCGTCCGCGAGGACCAGCCGTTCGTCCGCGTCGAGGTGCACCGCGACGAGGCCCTCGAGGCCTTCGCGGACAACCCGTACAAGGTCGAGATCCTCACCGACGGGGAGGCGGCGGCGGAGGACCCGACCGTAAACCCGGACGGCGCGGGCATCTCGATCTACCGCAACGACAAGCCCGACGGCGGGCACTGGCAGGACCTGTGCCGAGGTCCGCACGTCCCCACCACCAAGTGGATCCCGGCCTTCACCCTGCAGCGCGTCGCCGGCGCCTACTGGCGGGGCAGCGAGCAGAACCCGATGCTGCAGCGGATCTACGGCACCGCGTGGGAGTCGAAGAAGGCGCTCAAGGCGTTCCTCACCCAGCAGGAGGAGGCGCGCAAGCGCGACCACCGCAAGCTCGGCCGCGAGCTCGACCTGATCAGCTTCCCGGAGGAGCTCGGTCCCGGCCTGGCGGTGTGGCACCCCGACGGCGGGATCGTCCGCCAGCAGATGGAGGACTACATCCGGGCGGCCACCCGCCGCCACGGGTACGAGGGCGTCTACACGCCGCACCTCACCAAGGGGCAGCTGTTCGCGACCTCCGGGCACCTCGACTTCTACGCCGACGGGATGTACCCGCCGATGCAGCTCGACCCGTCGTCGGAGTCCGAGGGCATCGACTACTACCCCAAGCCGATGAACTGCCCGATGCACGTGCTGATCTACGCGTCGCGGCAGCGGTCCTACCGCGAGCTCCCGCTCCGGCTGGCCGAGCTCGGCACGGTGTACCGCTACGAGAAGTCCGGCACCGTCCACGGGCTGCTGCGCGCCCGCGGGTTCACCCAGGACGACAGCCACATCTTCTGCACCGCCGACCAGGTCGTCGACGAGGTGCTCGGCTGCCTGACGTTCGCCCTCGAGGTCTACCGCGACTACGGGTTCAGCGCCGGGCCCAGCCGGGTGGCGCTGTCGACCCGGCCGCCGAAGGCCGAGACGGTCGGGACGGACGAGGAGTGGGCGCACGCCGAGGACGCCCTGCGCCAGGCCCTGGACCGCTCCGGTCTCGACTACGTCGTCGACGAGGGGGAGGGGGCCTTCTACGGCCCGAAGATCGATCTGCAGGTGACCGACGCGATCGGTCGCGCGTGGCAGCTGACCACCGTCCAGGTCGACTTCAACCACCCCCAGCGCTTCGACCTGACCTACACCGGGTCCGACGGCGAGGCGCACCGCCCCTACATGGTGCACCGGGCGCTGTACGGATCCCTCGACCGGTTCTTCGGGATCCTGCTCGAGCACTACAACGGGGCGTTCCCCACCTGGCTGGCCCCCCGGCAGGCCGTGGTCATCCCGATCAGCGACGCCCACCTCGACTACGCCCGCGAGGTGGAGTCTGCGCTGCGCGCCGCGGACCTCCGCGCCCAGGTCGACGTCGGCGACGACACGATGGGCGCGAAGATCCGCAAGCACCAGCAGGCGAGGGTGCCCTACATGCTGATCGTCGGCGACGCCGAGGCGGAGGACCGCACCGTGTCGATCCGCCCGCGCTACGGCGACCAGCGCAAGGGCGTGGCGCTCGACGCCTGGGTGGCCGAGCTGGCCGACGAGGTGTCGGCGAAGGGGCTCGGCCCCCAACCGGGCTAG
- a CDS encoding acetyl-CoA C-acetyltransferase: MPEPVIVAAARTPIGRAGKGSLVDFRPDDLAAIAVGAAMAEVPELDPSDVEDLILGCGLPGGESGFNMGRVVATLLGWETVPGTTVTRYCASSTQSMRMAAHAIKAGEGDVFVAAGVETVSRYVNGTSDAGPHNPRFAEAEARTQRVAEEGADDWTPPEGLPDIYIPMGQTAENVAVLHGVTRERMDEFAALSQQRAVESQGNGFWEREITPVELPDGTKMTADDGPRPGTTVEKLAELKPVFRPDGRITAGNACPLNDGAAAVVVMSDTRAAELGITPLARIIATGVTALNPEIMGMGPVEASKQALARAGMTIDDVDLVEINEAFAAQVIPSADELGIGWDRLNVHGGSIAVGHPFGMTGARIMTTLLNGLQTADKSIGLETMCVGGGQGMAIIVERLS, translated from the coding sequence ATGCCAGAGCCCGTCATCGTCGCCGCTGCGCGCACCCCCATCGGCCGAGCCGGCAAGGGGTCGCTGGTCGACTTCCGGCCCGACGACCTCGCCGCGATCGCGGTGGGTGCCGCCATGGCCGAGGTGCCCGAGCTCGACCCGTCCGACGTCGAGGACCTCATCCTCGGCTGCGGCCTGCCCGGCGGCGAGTCCGGCTTCAACATGGGCCGGGTGGTCGCCACCCTCCTCGGCTGGGAGACCGTCCCGGGGACGACCGTGACCCGCTACTGCGCCTCGTCGACCCAGTCGATGCGGATGGCCGCGCACGCGATCAAGGCGGGCGAGGGCGACGTGTTCGTCGCCGCCGGCGTCGAGACCGTCAGCCGCTACGTGAACGGCACCTCCGACGCCGGTCCGCACAACCCGCGCTTCGCCGAGGCCGAGGCCCGCACGCAGCGCGTCGCCGAGGAGGGCGCTGACGACTGGACGCCGCCGGAGGGCCTGCCGGACATCTACATCCCGATGGGCCAGACCGCGGAGAACGTCGCGGTGCTGCACGGCGTCACCCGCGAGCGGATGGACGAGTTCGCGGCGCTGTCCCAGCAGCGAGCCGTCGAGTCGCAGGGGAACGGGTTCTGGGAGCGCGAGATCACCCCGGTGGAGCTGCCCGACGGCACCAAGATGACCGCCGACGACGGCCCGCGACCGGGGACGACGGTCGAGAAGCTCGCCGAGCTGAAGCCGGTCTTCCGCCCGGACGGCCGCATCACGGCCGGCAACGCCTGCCCGCTCAACGACGGCGCCGCCGCGGTCGTCGTGATGTCCGACACGAGGGCGGCCGAGCTCGGCATCACGCCGCTGGCGCGGATCATCGCGACGGGCGTCACGGCGCTGAACCCCGAGATCATGGGCATGGGCCCGGTGGAGGCGTCGAAGCAGGCCCTCGCCCGGGCGGGGATGACGATCGACGACGTGGACCTGGTCGAGATCAACGAGGCGTTCGCCGCCCAGGTGATCCCGTCCGCCGACGAGCTCGGGATCGGGTGGGACAGGTTGAACGTCCACGGCGGGTCGATCGCCGTCGGCCACCCGTTCGGGATGACCGGCGCCCGGATCATGACCACGCTGCTGAACGGGCTGCAGACCGCCGACAAGTCCATCGGGCTCGAGACGATGTGCGTCGGCGGCGGCCAGGGCATGGCCATCATCGTGGAGCGCCTGTCGTAG
- the rpe gene encoding ribulose-phosphate 3-epimerase: MDPKIVPSTLPADFANLGRDCQALERAGADRLQWDVMDGTYVPNLTFGPDVIAACRQVCELPFEVHVMADRPEDLLERYVKEAGCEVVICHPETLAMPHRTYQQIKDWDAKVGVALSPATPLAHVEDVMDLIDMILIMTVNPGFGGQSYLTSMEPKITRARLMIEASGRDIDLEVDGGIGPDTIAGAAAAGADVFISGSALWRYPSFAEGIDDLRERARAATAGGVDSAS, from the coding sequence GTGGACCCCAAGATCGTCCCGTCGACCCTGCCCGCCGACTTCGCGAACCTCGGCCGTGACTGCCAGGCGCTCGAGCGGGCCGGTGCCGACCGGCTCCAGTGGGACGTGATGGACGGCACGTACGTGCCGAACCTGACCTTCGGCCCCGACGTGATCGCCGCCTGCCGCCAGGTCTGCGAGCTGCCGTTCGAGGTCCACGTCATGGCCGACCGGCCCGAGGACCTGCTGGAGCGCTACGTGAAGGAGGCGGGCTGCGAGGTGGTCATCTGCCACCCCGAGACCCTCGCCATGCCGCACCGCACGTACCAGCAGATCAAGGACTGGGACGCGAAGGTCGGCGTCGCCCTTTCCCCCGCCACGCCCCTGGCCCACGTCGAGGACGTCATGGACCTGATCGACATGATCCTGATCATGACGGTCAACCCGGGCTTCGGCGGCCAGTCCTACCTGACCTCCATGGAGCCGAAGATCACCCGGGCGAGGCTGATGATCGAGGCGTCGGGGCGCGACATCGACCTCGAGGTCGACGGCGGCATCGGTCCCGACACCATCGCCGGCGCCGCGGCGGCCGGGGCCGACGTGTTCATCAGCGGCAGCGCGCTGTGGCGCTACCCCTCGTTCGCCGAGGGCATCGACGACCTGCGCGAGCGGGCCCGCGCCGCGACCGCAGGCGGTGTGGACTCCGCCAGTTGA
- a CDS encoding cytidine deaminase, which yields MTTDLEGLLARARDAQQQAYVPYSGFRVGAALECEDGTVVEGCNVENAAYPATICAERTAVAAAVAAGHRRFRAIAVIGSGEGPTTPCGMCRQVLFEFAPDLVVHAAGADGGTATYVLGRDLLPDGFGPRRLDAGQGH from the coding sequence GTGACGACGGACCTCGAGGGGCTCCTCGCCCGGGCGCGCGATGCCCAGCAGCAGGCGTACGTGCCCTACTCCGGCTTCCGCGTCGGCGCCGCCCTCGAGTGCGAGGACGGCACGGTCGTCGAGGGCTGCAACGTCGAGAACGCCGCCTACCCCGCGACGATCTGCGCGGAGCGCACGGCGGTCGCCGCCGCGGTCGCCGCCGGGCACCGGCGGTTCCGGGCGATCGCCGTCATCGGGTCGGGGGAGGGCCCGACCACGCCCTGCGGGATGTGCCGGCAGGTCCTCTTCGAGTTCGCCCCCGATCTGGTGGTCCACGCCGCCGGGGCGGACGGGGGGACCGCGACCTACGTCCTGGGTCGGGATCTGCTGCCCGACGGCTTCGGTCCCCGCCGACTCGATGCCGGTCAGGGTCACTGA
- a CDS encoding hemolysin family protein, giving the protein MSAEVIEGLAAVVLLVVTGYFAAARAALDRMTTARAARLVDEQRKGAARVVALLEDSSRTWSALTLLIVVPLVAAVALATDALGSVLVPAWSIVAAVVVMGVLGYVGAELIPRSIALRHAEDVARRTAGPVSTASAVLRPATTLLVWLGARIVPGAEDGAEAFVTEEAIRDLIDEAEGQSIEPSERAMIHSIFELGDTLVREIMVPRPDVVMVSAGLPLDEVVGVILDRGYSRIPVHRGEDRDDIAGVLYAKDVLKRIHLEGNEDGPWDDLIRPPYVVPELKRVDGLLRELQAEQVHMAVVVDEYGALAGIATIEDVLEEIVGEIIDEYDSEEPLVAQLDHDRWRVDARVSVSELEELTEADLPDDDWDTVGGLLYGVLGHVPRPGESVDVDRLQLVAERVRGRRIVEVLVERRPVHEDGAGRGDGDVRAESLSLHPAGDDQ; this is encoded by the coding sequence GTGAGCGCCGAGGTCATCGAGGGTCTGGCCGCCGTGGTCCTGCTGGTCGTCACCGGCTACTTCGCCGCTGCGCGGGCTGCGCTCGACCGCATGACCACCGCCCGGGCCGCCCGGCTCGTCGACGAGCAGCGGAAGGGCGCCGCGCGGGTCGTCGCCCTGCTCGAGGACTCGAGCCGCACCTGGTCGGCGCTCACGCTGCTCATCGTCGTGCCACTGGTGGCCGCCGTCGCCCTGGCCACCGACGCGCTCGGCAGCGTCCTCGTCCCGGCCTGGTCCATCGTCGCGGCCGTCGTGGTCATGGGCGTCCTCGGCTACGTCGGCGCCGAGCTGATCCCGCGGTCCATCGCCCTGCGCCACGCCGAGGACGTGGCCCGGCGCACCGCGGGACCGGTGAGCACCGCCTCCGCGGTCCTGCGACCCGCCACGACCCTGCTGGTGTGGCTCGGCGCCCGGATCGTGCCCGGCGCGGAGGACGGGGCCGAGGCCTTCGTGACCGAGGAGGCGATCCGCGACCTGATCGACGAGGCGGAGGGGCAGTCGATCGAACCGTCGGAGCGGGCGATGATCCACTCGATCTTCGAGCTGGGCGACACGCTCGTCCGCGAGATCATGGTCCCCCGCCCCGACGTCGTGATGGTCTCCGCGGGCCTGCCCCTCGACGAGGTCGTCGGCGTCATCCTCGACCGCGGCTACTCCCGCATCCCGGTGCACCGGGGAGAGGATCGCGACGACATCGCCGGCGTCCTCTACGCGAAGGACGTCCTCAAGCGGATCCACCTCGAGGGCAACGAGGACGGGCCGTGGGACGACCTGATCCGCCCGCCGTACGTGGTGCCGGAGCTGAAGCGGGTCGACGGCCTGCTCCGCGAGCTCCAGGCCGAGCAGGTCCACATGGCGGTCGTGGTGGACGAGTACGGCGCCCTGGCCGGGATCGCCACGATCGAGGACGTCCTCGAGGAGATCGTCGGGGAGATCATCGACGAGTACGACTCCGAGGAGCCGCTGGTGGCCCAGCTCGACCACGACCGTTGGCGCGTCGACGCCCGCGTCTCGGTGTCCGAGCTCGAGGAGCTGACCGAGGCGGACCTGCCCGACGACGACTGGGACACCGTCGGCGGGCTGCTCTACGGCGTCCTCGGCCACGTCCCGCGCCCGGGGGAGTCCGTCGACGTCGACCGGCTGCAGCTGGTCGCCGAGCGGGTCCGCGGCCGGCGCATCGTCGAGGTGCTGGTCGAGCGTCGGCCCGTGCACGAGGACGGCGCGGGCCGCGGCGACGGCGACGTCCGCGCGGAGTCCCTCAGCCTGCACCCCGCCGGAGACGACCAGTGA
- the ybeY gene encoding rRNA maturation RNase YbeY, translated as MTVFVADEQAEVAVDLPRLRRLAQHVCADRGVPDAMEVSVLCVDAEAITALNRTHMGSDRPTDVLAFPLDQPGETTPGDVAILGDVVLCPAVAAAQAPEHGKTAQAEMDLLVVHGLLHLLGHDHAEEGERAHMFGLTDDLLASFDAVEGAGR; from the coding sequence GTGACCGTCTTCGTCGCCGACGAGCAGGCGGAGGTCGCCGTCGACCTCCCGCGGCTCCGCCGGTTGGCGCAGCACGTGTGCGCCGACCGCGGCGTCCCCGATGCCATGGAGGTGTCGGTCCTCTGCGTCGACGCCGAGGCCATCACCGCCCTCAACCGCACGCACATGGGGAGCGACCGCCCCACCGACGTGCTCGCCTTCCCCCTCGACCAGCCCGGCGAGACGACGCCCGGCGACGTCGCGATCCTGGGTGACGTGGTGCTGTGCCCCGCCGTCGCGGCGGCGCAGGCGCCCGAGCACGGCAAGACCGCGCAGGCGGAGATGGACCTGCTGGTGGTGCACGGCCTGCTGCACCTCCTCGGCCACGACCACGCCGAGGAGGGGGAGCGCGCGCACATGTTCGGGTTGACCGACGACCTGCTGGCGAGCTTCGACGCGGTGGAGGGGGCAGGCCGGTGA
- a CDS encoding PhoH family protein translates to MTTVPGEHAMVGLLGTRDELLKLVEDAFDVDILVRGNEITVTGEPPQPDQVVRVFEELLTLVAAGQHLDAGTVSSTVDMVRGSEHANPSEVLGDEALTHRGRSIRPKTFGQKRYLDAIRTNTVTFGIGPAGTGKTYLAMAMAVLALKRKDVTRIILTRPAVEAGERLGFLPGTLFEKIDPYLRPLFDALHDMMDAENLATLMDRGVIEVAPLAFMRGRTLNDSFIVLDEAQNTTPEQMKMFLTRIGFGSKAVVTGDVTQVDLPGRSSRSGLRVVRQILEGIDGIAFCELTGRDVVRHNIVQQIVAAYEAWGEAEPEAPADADPPAAGPDRRP, encoded by the coding sequence ATGACCACCGTCCCCGGCGAGCACGCCATGGTCGGCCTGCTCGGCACCCGCGACGAGCTGCTGAAGCTGGTCGAGGACGCCTTCGACGTCGACATCCTCGTGCGCGGCAACGAGATCACCGTCACCGGCGAGCCGCCCCAGCCCGACCAGGTCGTCCGGGTCTTCGAGGAGCTGCTCACCCTGGTCGCCGCTGGCCAGCACCTCGACGCCGGGACCGTCTCCTCCACCGTCGACATGGTCCGCGGATCCGAGCACGCCAACCCGTCCGAGGTCCTCGGCGACGAGGCGCTGACCCACCGAGGGCGCTCGATCCGCCCCAAGACGTTCGGGCAGAAGCGGTACCTGGACGCGATCCGCACGAACACGGTGACCTTCGGCATCGGGCCGGCCGGGACCGGCAAGACGTACCTCGCCATGGCGATGGCGGTCCTCGCGCTCAAGCGCAAGGACGTCACCCGGATCATCCTCACCCGACCGGCGGTCGAGGCGGGGGAGCGGCTCGGCTTCCTCCCCGGCACGTTGTTCGAGAAGATCGACCCGTACCTGCGGCCGCTGTTCGACGCCCTCCACGACATGATGGACGCCGAGAACCTGGCCACGCTGATGGACCGCGGCGTGATCGAGGTCGCCCCCCTGGCCTTCATGCGGGGACGGACCCTCAACGACTCCTTCATCGTGCTCGACGAGGCGCAGAACACCACGCCGGAGCAGATGAAGATGTTCCTCACCCGCATCGGGTTCGGCTCGAAGGCGGTCGTCACCGGGGACGTCACCCAGGTGGACCTGCCGGGCCGGTCATCCCGGTCGGGGTTGCGGGTGGTCCGCCAGATCCTCGAGGGGATCGACGGGATCGCGTTCTGCGAGCTGACGGGCCGGGACGTGGTGCGCCACAACATCGTCCAGCAGATCGTCGCCGCCTACGAGGCCTGGGGAGAGGCGGAGCCCGAGGCGCCCGCGGATGCCGACCCGCCCGCGGCGGGTCCCGACCGACGTCCGTGA
- a CDS encoding GGDEF domain-containing protein yields MDDPRLPLTVTVLLLGAAALVLSAVGADLAALDRAAWLGSAAGFAALAVLAARSRLIPPTAITVALVIGLALFLRRVWIAPTDAPADLVSLQYLSFRGVTLLSGAAFIGLGPSRGLVVSGVNLLTAVVVLVAGPMGLDHPAGVVETVLPVAVQAGIVILMFRILAASVESQRERAQTAQERAELAFRDELTDLPNRRQMSVHLRAAVARAHEGGGPDTVVMFDLDHFKAVNDTLGHDVGDEVLRQTAVVVAGTVRERDVLARWGGEEFVALLVDTDLGEGSEVAERCRLALEAMGGRVPLTASFGVTAVEPGDTVTDLLRRVDLALYEAKQSGRNRVVLVGAA; encoded by the coding sequence ATGGACGACCCCCGCCTGCCCCTCACGGTGACCGTGCTCCTGCTCGGAGCCGCGGCGCTCGTGCTGTCGGCCGTCGGTGCCGACCTCGCGGCCCTCGACCGCGCGGCCTGGCTCGGTTCGGCGGCGGGGTTCGCCGCGCTGGCGGTCCTCGCGGCGCGGTCGCGCCTCATCCCGCCCACGGCGATCACGGTCGCCCTCGTGATCGGCCTGGCGCTGTTCCTCCGCCGGGTCTGGATCGCCCCGACCGACGCCCCCGCGGACCTCGTCAGCCTGCAGTACCTGTCGTTCCGCGGTGTCACCCTCCTGAGCGGCGCGGCGTTCATCGGCCTCGGGCCGTCCCGTGGCCTGGTGGTCAGCGGCGTCAACCTGCTGACCGCCGTGGTCGTGCTGGTCGCCGGGCCCATGGGCCTCGACCACCCGGCGGGGGTCGTCGAAACCGTCCTCCCCGTGGCGGTGCAGGCCGGCATCGTGATCCTGATGTTCCGCATCCTCGCCGCCTCCGTCGAGTCCCAGCGCGAACGTGCCCAGACCGCCCAGGAGCGCGCGGAGCTCGCCTTCCGCGACGAGCTCACCGATCTGCCGAACCGGCGGCAGATGAGCGTCCACCTGCGCGCGGCGGTGGCGCGGGCGCACGAGGGCGGCGGGCCTGACACCGTGGTGATGTTCGACCTCGACCACTTCAAGGCCGTCAACGACACCCTCGGCCACGACGTCGGCGACGAGGTGCTGCGCCAGACCGCGGTGGTGGTGGCCGGCACGGTCCGGGAGCGGGACGTGCTGGCCCGCTGGGGAGGGGAGGAGTTCGTCGCGCTGCTCGTCGACACCGACCTGGGGGAGGGGTCGGAGGTCGCCGAGCGCTGCCGCCTCGCCCTCGAGGCCATGGGCGGCCGGGTCCCCCTCACGGCCAGCTTCGGCGTGACCGCCGTCGAGCCGGGCGACACCGTGACCGACCTGCTCCGACGCGTCGACCTCGCCCTCTACGAGGCCAAGCAGTCCGGTCGCAACCGGGTCGTGCTGGTCGGGGCGGCCTGA